In one window of Erythrolamprus reginae isolate rEryReg1 chromosome 1, rEryReg1.hap1, whole genome shotgun sequence DNA:
- the LOC139156471 gene encoding MOB-like protein phocein isoform X1, which translates to MVMAEGTAVLRRNRPGTKAQDFYNWPDESFEEMDSTLAVQQYIQQNIRADCSNIDKILEPPEGQDEGVWKYEHLRQFCLELNGLAVKLQSECHPDTCTQMTATEQWIFLCAAHKTPKECPAIDYTRHTLDGAACLLNSNKYFPSRVSIKESSVAKLGSVCRRIYRIFSHAYFHHRQIFDEYENETFLCHRFTKFVMKYNLMSKDNLIVPILEEEVQNSVSGESEA; encoded by the exons gatttttATAATTGGCCTGATGAATCATTTGAAGAGATGGATAGTACATTGGCAGTTCAACAG TATATCCAAcaaaatataagggcagactgttcaaatattgataaaattcttGAACCTCCAGAAGGGCAGGATGAAGGTGTTTGGAAATATGAACATTTAAG GCAATTCTGTCTGGAACTAAATGGTCTTGCAGTTAAACTTCAG AGTGAATGCCACCCAGACACATGCACACAGATGACAGCAACTGAACAATGGATTTTTCTTTGTGCGGCCCATAAAACTCCCAAAGAG tgTCCTGCCATTGACTACACTAGACATACACTGGATGGTGCTGCATGTCTTCTGAATAGCAATAAATATTTCCCCAGCAG GGTTAGTATAAAGGAATCATCTGTAGCCAAGCTAGGATCAGTTTGCCGTAGGATTTACAGAATATTTTCACATGCATATTTTCATCATCGTCAAATATTTGATGAATATGAA AATGAGACTTTCTTATGTCATCGGTTTACCAAATTTGTGATGAAATATAACTTGATGTCCAAGGATAACCTGATCGTACCAATTTTAGAAGAGGAAGTGCAGAATTCAGTTTCTGGTGAAAGTGAGGCATGA